Proteins from a genomic interval of Quercus lobata isolate SW786 chromosome 11, ValleyOak3.0 Primary Assembly, whole genome shotgun sequence:
- the LOC115967767 gene encoding 17.5 kDa class I heat shock protein-like — translation MSMIPSFFGGQRSNIFDPFSLNVWDPFKDFPTQISKENSAFVNTRIDWKETPEAHVLKADLPGLNKEEVKVEVEDDRVVRISGERKIEKEDKNDTWHRVERSSGKFVRSFRLPENVKMDQIKAAMENGVLTVTVPKVEVKKPDVKAIEISG, via the coding sequence atgtCGATGATTCCAAGCTTCTTCGGTGGCCAACGCAGCAATATCTTCGACCCATTTTCTCTAAACGTATGGGACCCATTCAAGGATTTCCCAACCCAAATTTCCAAAGAGAATTCTGCTTTCGTTAACACTCGTATTGATTGGAAAGAGACCCCAGAAGCTCACGTGTTGAAGGCCGATCTTCCTGGGCTAAACAAGGAGGAAGTGAAAGTCGAGGTCGAAGATGACAGAGTGGTTCGGATTAGTGGAGAGAGGAAGATAGAGAAGGAAGACAAGAATGACACGTGGCATCGTGTGGAGCGGAGCAGTGGCAAGTTCGTGAGGAGTTTCAGGTTGCCGGAGAATGTGAAGATGGATCAGATCAAGGCTGCTATGGAGAATGGGGTTCTCACTGTTACTGTTCCTAAAGTGGAGGTGAAGAAACCTGATGTCAAGGCCATTGAAATCTCTGGTTGA
- the LOC115968868 gene encoding 17.5 kDa class I heat shock protein-like codes for MSMIPSFLSGQRSNIFDPFSLNVWDPFKDFSTQISKENSAFVNSTRVDWKETPEAHVLKADLPGLNKEEVKVEVEDDRVVRISGERKIEKEDKNDTWHRVERSSGKFVRSFRLPENVKMDQIKAAMENGVLTVTVPKVEVKKTDVKAIEISG; via the coding sequence atgtCGATGATTCCAAGCTTCTTAAGTGGCCAACGCAGCAATATCTTCGACCCATTCTCTCTAAACGTATGGGACCCATTCAAGGATTTCTCAACCCAAATTTCCAAAGAGAATTCTGCTTTCGTTAACAGTACTCGTGTTGATTGGAAAGAGACCCCAGAAGCTCACGTGTTGAAGGCCGATCTTCCTGGGCTAAACAAGGAGGAAGTGAAAGTCGAGGTCGAAGATGACAGAGTGGTTCGGATTAGTGGAGAGAGGAAGATAGAGAAGGAAGACAAGAATGACACGTGGCATCGTGTCGAGCGGAGCAGTGGCAAGTTCGTGAGGAGTTTCAGGTTGCCGGAGAATGTGAAGATGGATCAGATTAAGGCTGCGATGGAGAATGGGGTTCTTACTGTTACTGTTCCTAAGGTGGAGGTGAAGAAAACTGATGTCAAGGCCATTGAAATCTCTGGTTGA